GGGCCGCGAGGGCCGGAGTCGGCGTGACCGAGACAGGAGTCATCGCATGAAGCCCGACGCACAGCCCGTGCTCACCGCACGAGACGTCTCCATCGAGTACGAGGTCGACCCGCCCGTCAAGGCCGTGCGGAACGCCTCGCTCACCCTCCACCGCGGAGAGATCCTCGGTCTCGCGGGCGAGTCGGGCTGTGGCAAGACCACCCTCGCCTACGGCCTCAACCGGCTGTTGAAGGCGCCCGCCCTCATGACCGCCGGCGAGGTGACGTTCCACGACGCCGACGGGCGCGACATCGACGTCGTCGAGCTCCGCGACGAATCACTTCGCACATTCCGCTGGGACAAGGTGTCGATGGTCTTCCAGGGGTCGATGAACTCGCTGAACCCGGTCATGAGCATCCGGCGCCAGTTGCATGACGTGTTCACGACGCACCGACCCGGCATGAGGCGCCGTGAGCGTGAGGCGCGGTGTGCGGAGCTGCTCGGACTCGTCGGCGTCGACCCGTCGCGCCTCTCGAGCTTTCCGCACGAGCTCTCGGGCGGCATGCGCCAGCGGGTCATGATCGCCATGGCCCTCGCGCTCGACCCGCAGGTCATGATCATGGACGAGCCGACGACGGCGCTCGACGTCGTCGTGCAGCGGGGCATCATCCGCGAGATCATGCGACTCCGTGAGCGCCTCGGCTTCGCGGTCATCTTCATCACCCACGACCTGCCGCTCCTCATCGAGATCAGCGACCGGATCGCGATCATGCTCGAGGGCGAGATCGTGGAACAGGGCACCGCGGCCCAGGTCTACCGCGCGCCGAGGCACGACTACACCAAGCGGTTGCTCGCGAGCTTCCCGAGCCTCCGCGGCGAACGCGGGGACTTCGTGCGCCGCGGCGCGGGCACGACGACGGGAGACGCGGCATGAGAGACATCCGGCAGCAGGCGGGAATCCTCGAAGCCCAGCACCTCGTGAAGGACTTCCGGTTCCGTGACGGCGTTCGCCTCTCCACACTGCACGCCGTGAAGGACGTGTCGTTCTCGCTCGAGCCAGGACGCACCGTCGCGCTCGTGGGCGAGAGCGGCTCCGGCAAGTCGACCATCGCGCGCATGATGGCGAAGCTCGAGACGCCGAGCTCAGGGCGCGTGATCATCGACGGGAAGCCGAGCGCCGACCGTGGCCGTGGCCTCGCGCAGTACCGGCGCGACGTGCAGATGGTCTTCCAGGATCCGTTCGGCTCGCTGAACCCGTTCCACACGATCCGCCACCACGTCGAGCGCCCGCTTCGCATCCACCACCCCGAATGGTCGTCATCCCAGGTCCGGAACCGCGCGCACGAGCTGCTCGAGCGAGTGCAGCTCACCCCCGCGAGCCGATTCGCCGACCGGCGGCCGCATGAGCTCTCGGGCGGCCAGCGACAGCGTGTCGCGATCGCCCGGGCGCTCGCCCCCGGCGCCCGCTTCATCGTGGCCGATGAGCCGGTCTCGATGCTCGACGTGTCGATCCGGCTGGGAGTCCTGAACCTGCTCGCCGACCTCCAGCGCGAGGAACGGCTCGGCGTGCTCTACATCACGCACGACCTCGCGACCGCCCGCCACTTCTCCGACGAGATCCTCGTGATGCTCCGCGGGGAGCTCGTCGAGCGTGGGCCGAGTGACCGCGTCATCCTCGACCCCCAGCACGAGTACACCAAGACGCTGCTGGATGCCGCGGCCGACCCCGAGAACCTCGGGATGCTGCGCGACGAGGTACGGAACGGCGGGTGATCTCCATTCAGTAAAGAATGTTTTCAGATAGAGTGACGGCAGCGCGAACTGCGCCGAGAGACGGATGGAAGAGATGAGCCAGATCGACCCCGGAACGCCCACGTGGCTCCGTGCGCACAACGACCGCACGGCGTTCCGGCTGCTGCTCGAGCACGGCCCCCTGACCCGCTCGAAGCTCGGTGAGCTCTCGGGAATGTCCAAGCCCACCGCCACCCAGATGATCACCCGACTCGAGCGAGTCGGGCTCATCAAACCCGTCGGCGAGGTGTCGGGCGGTCGAGGCCCCAACGCGGTGAGCTATGGCGTGCGAACCGACCGCATCACGGGAGTGGCGATCAGCATCCTCCATCGGGTCATCCAGGCTGTCGTCGTCGACGCCGTCGATCGCGATCATCCCGTCGTCGAGATCGCGACGGATGCCCCCGCCGAGCGAACCCCCGAGGGCGACGTGCGCGCCGCGGTCCGTGCCGCATGCGCCGCCGCCGGACTCGACGAGGCGACCGTCAGCCGGGTCGTCGTGGGCGTGCAGGCCGCGTTCTTCGTGGAAGGCGACGAGCTCTCCTTCACGGACACCCTTCCCGGGTGGCCGGCCGTCGGCGCCCGCCGGCGCATCGAGGAGGCGCTCGGCCTCGCCGTGACGCTCGACAACGACGTGAACCTCGCCGCCATGGCCGAGCGATCGGCGGGCGCAGCACAGGATGTCGCGAGCTTCGCGCTCTTCTGGATCGGCGATGGCCTCGGTGTCGGCGTCGACATCGGGGGCACGCTGCACCGCGGCTCGTCGGGCGGAGCAGGCGAGATCGGGTACCTCGCGGTACCCAGCGCCGCGGTTCGACTCGCGCCCGAGGCGAACGACTTCACCGATCTCCTCGGGGGTCCTGCGGTCGTGCGGATGCTCGGCGGCTCACGGGAGACGCTCGTCGAAGCCCTGCCCCGACTTGCCGGCGACGAAGCGGCGCTCGCCGCGCTCGCCGAC
The Agromyces albus DNA segment above includes these coding regions:
- a CDS encoding ABC transporter ATP-binding protein → MRDIRQQAGILEAQHLVKDFRFRDGVRLSTLHAVKDVSFSLEPGRTVALVGESGSGKSTIARMMAKLETPSSGRVIIDGKPSADRGRGLAQYRRDVQMVFQDPFGSLNPFHTIRHHVERPLRIHHPEWSSSQVRNRAHELLERVQLTPASRFADRRPHELSGGQRQRVAIARALAPGARFIVADEPVSMLDVSIRLGVLNLLADLQREERLGVLYITHDLATARHFSDEILVMLRGELVERGPSDRVILDPQHEYTKTLLDAAADPENLGMLRDEVRNGG
- a CDS encoding ABC transporter ATP-binding protein produces the protein MKPDAQPVLTARDVSIEYEVDPPVKAVRNASLTLHRGEILGLAGESGCGKTTLAYGLNRLLKAPALMTAGEVTFHDADGRDIDVVELRDESLRTFRWDKVSMVFQGSMNSLNPVMSIRRQLHDVFTTHRPGMRRREREARCAELLGLVGVDPSRLSSFPHELSGGMRQRVMIAMALALDPQVMIMDEPTTALDVVVQRGIIREIMRLRERLGFAVIFITHDLPLLIEISDRIAIMLEGEIVEQGTAAQVYRAPRHDYTKRLLASFPSLRGERGDFVRRGAGTTTGDAA
- a CDS encoding ROK family transcriptional regulator, yielding MSQIDPGTPTWLRAHNDRTAFRLLLEHGPLTRSKLGELSGMSKPTATQMITRLERVGLIKPVGEVSGGRGPNAVSYGVRTDRITGVAISILHRVIQAVVVDAVDRDHPVVEIATDAPAERTPEGDVRAAVRAACAAAGLDEATVSRVVVGVQAAFFVEGDELSFTDTLPGWPAVGARRRIEEALGLAVTLDNDVNLAAMAERSAGAAQDVASFALFWIGDGLGVGVDIGGTLHRGSSGGAGEIGYLAVPSAAVRLAPEANDFTDLLGGPAVVRMLGGSRETLVEALPRLAGDEAALAALADRVTLAVAPLLAILDPSMVVLGGPTGTAGGARLAQLVADRVDEGAHPRLAVRTSGTGAQPVLLGARQQLVEQIRAQLEADISLAP